A single Cyprinus carpio isolate SPL01 chromosome A6, ASM1834038v1, whole genome shotgun sequence DNA region contains:
- the LOC109061086 gene encoding protein CBFA2T2 codes for MPLQTQRERLTDAEKCLERDFAVEEIGCGFGTAVCPVCVYSAEKNVPAMPGSPVDGKTHSRPTVSIMPPLPSVNPSGPRPAAFSTTALTNGINHSPPMLNAIPSPPQRYSNGPSSSSSSSLANQQLPATCGARQLSKLKRFLTTLQQFGNDISPEIGESVRNLVLALVNSTVTIEEFHSRLQEATNFPLRPFVIPFLKANLPLLQRELLHCARAAKQTPAQYLSQHEHLLLSTSVPSPADSTELLLEPNESSKRHSPNRYEHIICDPGKENGFHERPPASLEPPAKRICTISPAPRHSPAHPLQLPAHIHPTPPPLQHYALDDISTPHLYREPQRILELRELKERPRLTGSNGGYREEPVDHRLTDREWAEEWRHLDHVLNCIVDMVEKTRRSVSVLRRCQESDREELNYWRRRSNPHDDGRKNGSAAGNAPFSKTHSPLSAEGVNADSQRDLPVRAGSGYVPDEIWRKAEEAVNDVKRQAMDEVQKAVAEAEQKAFEMITAERAKMEKTLAEAKRKATEDAIQVINEQEDSSECCWNCGRKASETCSGCNAARYCGSFCQHKDWERHHLICSPGLQAQPKSMSRVLAKAIPSPSLEKTSSTSRASTPATPVSSSTPDTGGH; via the exons ACAGTGCAGAGAAGAACGTTCCTGCCATGCCCGGTTCCCCAGTGGATGGAAAGACTCATTCCAGACCAACCGTCTCCATCATGCCCCCTCTACCCTCCGTCAACCCCAGCGGACCTCGACCGGCAGCCTTCTCCACCACAGCAT TGACTAATGGGATCAATCATTCTCCACCGATGCTCAACGCCATTCCCTCGCCGCCTCAGCGCTACAGCAACGGAccctcatcatcatcttcctcctctctgGCCAACCAGCAGCTTCCAGCCACCTGCGGCGCGCGACAGCTGAGCAAACTCAAGCGCTTCCTCACAACACTGCAGCAGTTCGGCAACGACATCTCGCCCGAGATCGGAGAGAGCGTCCGGAACCTGGTGCTGGCGCTGGTG AACTCCACCGTCACCATTGAAGAGTTTCACTCCAGACTGCAAGAAGCTACAAACTTCCCCTTGAGGCCCTTCGTCATTCCCTTCCTGAAG GCGAACCTGCCCTTACTGCAGAGGGAGCTTTTGCACTGCGCTCGAGCCGCCAAACAGACTCCAGCGCAGTATCTGTCCCAACACGAACACCTCCTGCTCAGCACCAGCGTCCCGTCACCAGCCGACTCCACCGAACTACTGCTGGAGCCCAACGAGAGCAGCAAACGCCACAGTCCTAACAGGTACGAGcacataatatgtgaccctgga AAAGAGAATGGTTTCCACGAGCGTCCTCCCGCCTCCCTGGAGCCTCCTGCCAAGCGAATCTGCACCATAAGCCCCGCCCCCAGACACAGCCCCGCCCACCCGCTGCAGCTCCCCGCCCACATCCACCCGACTCCGCCCCCTCTGCAGCACTACGCGCTGGATGACATCAGCACACCGCACCTGTACAGAGAACCGCAGCGGATCCTGGAGCTGAGGGAGCTGAAGGAGCGGCCGCGGCTGACAG GCAGTAACGGAGGCTACCGTGAGGAACCTGTAGAccacagactgacagacagagagtggGCTGAAGAATGGAGGCATCTGGATCAT GTGCTGAACTGTATCGTGGACATGGTGGAGAAGACGCGGCGTTCGGTGAGCGTTCTGCGCCGCTGTCAGGAGTCCGACCGCGAGGAGCTCAATTACTGGAGGCGACGCTCCAACCCACACGACGACGGACGCAAGAACGGATCGGCCGCAGGGAACGCCCCGTTCAGCAAGACACACAGCCCTCTGTCAGCCGAGGGAGTCAACGCAG ACTCTCAGAGGGATCTTCCCGTGCGTGCCGGCTCTGGCTACGTGCCTGATGAGATATGGAGGAAAGCCG AGGAAGCGGTGAACGATGTGAAGCGCCAGGCGATGGACGAGGTGCAGAAGGCCGTCGCCGAGGCCGAGCAGAAAGCCTTCGAGATGATCACCGCCGAGAGAGCCAAGATGGAGAAAACCCTCGCCGAGGCCAAGAGGAAAGCCACCGAAGATGCCATACAGGTCATCAACGAGCAGGAAGACTCCAGCGAG TGCTGCTGGAACTGCGGCCGGAAGGCGAGCGAGACGTGCAGCGGCTGTAACGCGGCGCGATACTGCGGTTCCTTCTGTCAGCACAAGGACTGGGAGCGGCACCATCTCATCTGCAGCCCGGGGCTCCAGGCGCAGCCCAAATCCATGTCACGCGTCCTGGCCAAAGCCATCCCGAGTCCCAGCCTGGAGAAAACCTCCAGCACCTCCAGAGCATCCACACCAGCCACCCCAGTGTCCTCCTCCACACCGGACACCGGCGGACACTGA